In Actinoplanes lobatus, the DNA window CCAGCACCGGCACGACGTTCGGGTGCGCGGCGAGGACCGCGTGGTAGGACTTCGCCCACAGCCGCAGCGCCGCACGCCAGTCGTTGCCGTGGAACACCGAGATGTCGACCTGAGCGACCACCGCCTCGGCGACGGCGTCGACGATCTCCGCCTTGGTGGCGAAGTGGTTGTACAGCGACGGGCCCTGCACTCCCAGTTCGGTGGCGAGGCGCCGCATCGAGCACGCGTCCAGCCCTTCGGCGTCGATCAGGGCGGCCGCCGCCTCGACGATGCGCTCCTTGGTGAGCAGCGCCTGCCGGGGCCGGGCCATGAGTACTCCCTGCGAGAAAACCGAAATCAGCACTGGACGTGTAAAAACTTACGCCGCTAGTTTAAGCACAGCTGCGACGTACATCACCAAGGGAGATCAGCATGACGACGCTATCCCTCGCCACCGTTCTGGCCGAGGCCGCACGCCGATACCCCGAAAAGGTAGCGATCGTCGACGCCGGCGGAGAGCGCATCACCTATCGCGAACTGTGGGCGCAGACCCGCGCGTACGCGGCGGGCCTGCGGGAACTGGGCGTCGGGCCGGGCGACACCGTAGCGATCATGATCCCCAACGTGGGCGACTTCCCCCGGGTCTACTTCGCCGCGCTGGCCGTCGGCGCCCGGATCGTGCCGGTCTCGCTGCTGCTCAACGCCGAGGAGGTCGGCTACGTGCTGGCCGACAGCGGCGCGAAGCTGCTGGTCACCCATTCGGCGTTCCTGGCGGCGGGCGCTCCGGCGGCGGCCGCGAGCGGCACCAAGCTGGTCAACGTCGGCCCGCTCCCGGCCGATCTGCCGCAGTACCCGCCGCGCCTGGAGGAGATCTCGGCGACGGTGGAACCGCTGCGGACCTACGTGACCCGCGAGGCCGAGGACGTCGCGGTGATCCTCTACACCAGCGGGACGACGGGCAAGCCCAAGGGCGCCATGCTGACGCACCTCAACCTGGTCATGAACGCGGCCGTGAACGTGTTCGACGTCCACCCGCTGACCGGCGACGACGTGGTGCTCGGCTGTCTGCCGCTGTTCCACACGTTCGGCCAGACGGTCGGGATGAACGCGACCTTCCGGCTCGGCGGGACGCTGGTGCTGCTGCCCCGGTTCACCGGTGAGGCGGCGATCGAGCTGATGCTCAGGGAGAAGGTGACGATCTTCCACGGCGTGCCGACCATGTACATCGGCCTGCTGGAGGCGGCGGCCAAGGCGGAGACCCTGCCACGGCTCAAGCTCTGCGTCTCCGGTGGCGCCTCGCTGCCGGTCGCGGTTCTGGAGAAATTCGCCGGAGCCTTCGGCTCGACGATCTGGGAGGGGTACGGGCTGAGCGAGACCTCTCCGACGGCGACCACCAACCAGCCGGCGTTCGGAGCCAAGCCCGGTACGGTCGGGCACCCGATCTGGGGTGTCGAGGTGGAGATCGCCCGGCCGGAGGTGCCGGAGCGGATCGAGTTCCTGCCGGACGGCGAGCTGGGCGAGATCGTGATCCGCGGCCACAACGTGTTCGCCGGCTACCTGAACCGCCCGGAGGCGACCGCCGAGGCCCTGATCGACGGCTGGTTCCGCACCGGCGACCTGGGCGTACGGGACGAGAACGGCTTCATCAGCATCGTCGACCGCACCAAGGACCTGATCATCCGCGGTGGCTTCAACGTCTACCCGCGTGAGGTCGAGGAGGTGCTGGCCCGGCACCCGTCGATCCAGCAGGTCGCGGTGATCGGCGTGGCCGACGAGACCCTGGGTGAGGAGATCTGTGCGGTCGTGGTGCTGGAGGACCCCAAACCTGAGGAGGGCAGCCTGACCGAGGCCGAACTCATCGAGTGGTCGAAGGAGCGGCTCGGCAAGCACAAGTACCCGCGTCAGGTCCGGTTCACCGAGTCGCTGCCGCTGGGC includes these proteins:
- a CDS encoding long-chain-fatty-acid--CoA ligase, with amino-acid sequence MTTLSLATVLAEAARRYPEKVAIVDAGGERITYRELWAQTRAYAAGLRELGVGPGDTVAIMIPNVGDFPRVYFAALAVGARIVPVSLLLNAEEVGYVLADSGAKLLVTHSAFLAAGAPAAAASGTKLVNVGPLPADLPQYPPRLEEISATVEPLRTYVTREAEDVAVILYTSGTTGKPKGAMLTHLNLVMNAAVNVFDVHPLTGDDVVLGCLPLFHTFGQTVGMNATFRLGGTLVLLPRFTGEAAIELMLREKVTIFHGVPTMYIGLLEAAAKAETLPRLKLCVSGGASLPVAVLEKFAGAFGSTIWEGYGLSETSPTATTNQPAFGAKPGTVGHPIWGVEVEIARPEVPERIEFLPDGELGEIVIRGHNVFAGYLNRPEATAEALIDGWFRTGDLGVRDENGFISIVDRTKDLIIRGGFNVYPREVEEVLARHPSIQQVAVIGVADETLGEEICAVVVLEDPKPEEGSLTEAELIEWSKERLGKHKYPRQVRFTESLPLGPSMKVLKRELRKQYS